From the genome of Candidatus Hydrogenedentota bacterium:
TCGTGACGATGAGCGGCGGCACAAACCGGAGTACCTTGGGGCCGGCCGGCCCGCAAATAATCCCGGCGTTCAGCAATTTATCCACGACGGGCGCCGCGGCCTCCTTGAATTCCACGCCGGCCATGAGACCGGCGCCGCGCACCTCGGCGATGCTTGCATGCTGCGCGGCAAGGTCCTTCAGCCGATTCAGGAAGTATGCGCCCAACTGAGCGACCTGTTCGAGGAAACCCGGCGCGGTAAGCGTGCTCACTGTGGCCAGCGCCGCGGCAGAACTGAGCGGGTTGCCGCCGAACGTACACGCGTGCATGCCCGGGCTGAACCCCGAGGCCGCTTCTTCCGTGCAGCCCATCGCGCCGATGGGCACGCCATTAGCAAGTCCCTTGGCCAGCGTCATGATATCTGGCGTTACGCCATAGCGCTGATGCGCGAGGAAATGGCCCGTACGCCCCATGCCGGTCTGTACCTCGTCAAAAATCAGCAGCGTGTTCTTGCGATCACAAAGTTCCCGGACCTTGCCCAGGTAATCCTCGTCCGGGATGCGGACGCCGCCCTCTCCCTGAATCGGTTCNNNNNNNNNNNNNNNNNNNNNNNNNNNNNNNNNNNNNNNNNNNNNNNNNNNNNNNNNNNNNNNNNNNNNNNNNNNNNNNNNNNNNNNNNNNNNNNNNNNNTCTTCCGGCTTCGCGGCGGCCTTCCCTTCCGCCGCCTTGCTCTCGCTAGCGTCCTTCTTCGCGTGGGATTCCGCGGGCGGCGCGCCCTTCTTCTGCTTGAAATCCGTTTCATAGAAGCCGCCGCCCTTGAAAATGATCCCGGCGCCAGTGCCAATCAGCCTGTCGCAACGCGCGTGACCGCAAGCCGCGCATTTCACGCGCGGCTTCTCGCTCATGCCGTGAAACACATCAAATTCGTGGCCGCATTTGGTGCAAATGTAGGTATACGTGGGCACCGGTGCATTCCTCCATCACAATAGAAAATGCGCGCCGGC
Proteins encoded in this window:
- a CDS encoding aminotransferase class III-fold pyridoxal phosphate-dependent enzyme; this encodes EPIQGEGGVRIPDEDYLGKVRELCDRKNTLLIFDEVQTGMGRTGHFLAHQRYGVTPDIMTLAKGLANGVPIGAMGCTEEAASGFSPGMHACTFGGNPLSSAAALATVSTLTAPGFLEQVAQLGAYFLNRLKDLAAQHASIAEVRGAGLMAGVEFKEAAAPVVDKLLNAGIICGPAGPKVLRFVPPLIVTKEHVDRVLSVLNAALGELGW
- a CDS encoding zinc ribbon domain-containing protein, with product MPTYTYICTKCGHEFDVFHGMSEKPRVKCAACGHARCDRLIGTGAGIIFKGGGFYETDFKQKKGAPPAESHAKKDASESKAAEGKAAAKPE